One Paraburkholderia phytofirmans OLGA172 genomic window carries:
- a CDS encoding MFS transporter, whose amino-acid sequence MAPASRSLHTRAVVAAVIGNALEWYDFTVFGFLTVVIAQLFFPAGNDYASMLLTTATFGVAFVMRPVGGIVLGLYADRAGRKAALSLVIALMTLGILLLAIAPPYSAIGIGAPLMIVLGRLLQGFSAGGEFGSSTALLIEAAPFSKRGLYGSWQMASQAAALLLGAVVGALITHGLSPEALKSWGWRVPFILGLIIGPIGFYIRRHLSDSEAFLHAQKTARRATLGEVFRSHSRDVLCGLGAVIALTVTIYVLISYLPTFAVKQLKLPYAQSFYAVIVGNLLLTVLSPLTGAWSDRIGRKGLSLWSLVLTLVIIYPLFAWLAAEPSVSKLILVQALLSITLSGYYGPFGALIAELFPANVRSIGLSLAYNVAVMLFGGFGPFVVTWLINTTGSPLAPTYYVMGGLALSIVAVACIPGKRHADLDARRKPA is encoded by the coding sequence GCGTCAAGGAGCCTCCACACACGCGCTGTTGTGGCGGCTGTGATCGGCAATGCGCTCGAATGGTACGACTTCACCGTGTTCGGTTTCCTCACGGTGGTGATCGCACAATTGTTCTTTCCGGCAGGCAACGACTATGCGTCGATGCTGCTGACCACCGCGACCTTCGGCGTTGCATTTGTCATGCGGCCGGTCGGCGGAATCGTCCTTGGACTTTACGCGGATCGCGCGGGACGCAAGGCGGCACTGTCGCTCGTCATCGCGCTGATGACGCTCGGCATTCTGCTGCTGGCGATCGCCCCGCCGTATTCGGCGATCGGCATCGGCGCGCCTTTGATGATCGTGCTTGGACGTTTGCTGCAGGGTTTTTCCGCTGGCGGTGAATTCGGCAGTTCGACGGCTTTGCTGATCGAAGCGGCGCCGTTCTCGAAGCGCGGCCTCTACGGCAGCTGGCAGATGGCGAGCCAGGCGGCGGCGCTTCTGCTCGGTGCTGTGGTTGGCGCGTTGATCACGCATGGCCTCTCGCCGGAGGCGCTGAAGTCCTGGGGTTGGCGCGTACCGTTCATTCTCGGGTTGATCATCGGGCCGATCGGCTTTTATATCCGCCGGCATCTCTCCGATTCGGAAGCCTTTCTGCATGCGCAAAAAACGGCGCGGCGCGCGACACTCGGCGAAGTGTTCAGGAGCCATAGCCGCGACGTGCTGTGTGGACTCGGCGCGGTGATCGCGCTCACCGTGACGATCTACGTACTGATCAGCTATCTGCCGACCTTTGCGGTCAAGCAACTGAAGCTGCCCTATGCGCAATCCTTTTACGCGGTGATCGTGGGCAATCTGCTGTTGACCGTGCTCTCGCCGCTGACGGGCGCATGGTCGGACAGGATCGGACGCAAGGGGCTTTCGCTGTGGTCGCTGGTCCTGACGCTCGTGATCATCTACCCGCTGTTCGCGTGGCTCGCGGCGGAGCCGAGCGTGTCGAAACTGATTCTCGTGCAGGCGCTCCTGTCGATTACGCTGTCCGGATACTACGGACCGTTCGGCGCGTTGATCGCCGAACTGTTTCCGGCGAACGTGCGCTCGATTGGTTTATCGCTCGCGTACAACGTCGCGGTGATGCTGTTCGGCGGCTTCGGGCCTTTCGTCGTGACGTGGCTCATCAACACCACAGGTTCGCCGCTCGCGCCGACTTATTACGTGATGGGTGGACTGGCGTTGTCGATCGTCGCGGTGGCGTGCATCCCCGGCAAGCGCCATGCGGATCTCGATGCGCGGCGCAAACCGGCTTGA